In the genome of Candidatus Binataceae bacterium, one region contains:
- the eno gene encoding phosphopyruvate hydratase → MSATNIAEIRAREIIDSRGNPTLEVDVRLGGGALGRAAVPSGASTGVHEALELRDGDPHRFGGKGVTRAVANVNGPIAGALRGADAAAQRALDERLIALDGTENKSALGANAMLGVSLAAAHAAASAAGAPLYRYLNPAASIMPVPMMNVLNGGKHADSSVDMQEFMIVPLGAPIFAESIRMGAEVFHALAAVLKKRGQSTNVGDEGGFAPNLRNNEEPIEVILEAIAKAGYRPGADVALALDPASSEFYEDGRYVFARSDKQARDSEQMVRLWSDWIGRYPIVSIEDGLAEDDWAGWQTLTRELGARVQLVGDDLFVTNPKRLERGIREHAGNSILIKLNQIGTLTETLTTIEMARAAGFTCVVSHRSGETEDTTIADLAVATGAGQIKTGSMSRGERTAKYNRLLRIAEELGARASWPGAAAFRRDGSGR, encoded by the coding sequence ATGTCCGCAACCAACATTGCTGAAATTCGCGCCCGCGAAATTATCGATTCGCGCGGCAACCCCACCCTCGAGGTGGACGTTAGGCTTGGCGGCGGCGCGCTCGGCCGCGCCGCCGTGCCTTCGGGCGCGTCAACCGGCGTCCACGAGGCGCTGGAACTGCGCGACGGCGATCCGCACCGCTTCGGCGGCAAGGGCGTCACGCGCGCGGTCGCCAACGTCAACGGCCCCATCGCCGGCGCGCTGCGCGGCGCTGACGCCGCCGCGCAGCGCGCGCTCGACGAGCGGCTAATCGCGCTCGACGGCACCGAAAACAAATCGGCTCTCGGCGCCAACGCGATGCTCGGTGTCTCGCTCGCCGCCGCGCACGCCGCCGCCTCGGCGGCCGGCGCTCCGCTCTACCGCTACCTCAACCCGGCGGCGAGCATCATGCCGGTGCCGATGATGAACGTGCTGAACGGCGGCAAGCACGCCGACTCGAGCGTCGACATGCAGGAGTTCATGATCGTGCCGCTCGGCGCGCCCATCTTCGCCGAGTCGATCCGGATGGGCGCGGAAGTGTTCCACGCGCTCGCGGCCGTGCTCAAGAAGCGCGGACAGTCGACCAACGTCGGCGACGAGGGCGGCTTCGCGCCCAACCTGCGCAACAACGAAGAGCCGATCGAGGTTATCCTCGAAGCGATCGCCAAGGCCGGTTATCGTCCCGGCGCCGACGTCGCGCTGGCGCTCGACCCCGCCTCGAGCGAGTTTTACGAAGACGGCCGCTACGTCTTCGCGCGTTCGGACAAGCAGGCGCGCGACTCGGAACAGATGGTGCGTCTGTGGAGCGACTGGATCGGCCGCTATCCGATCGTTTCGATCGAGGATGGACTCGCCGAGGACGACTGGGCGGGCTGGCAGACGCTAACGCGGGAATTGGGCGCACGCGTGCAGCTCGTCGGCGACGACCTCTTCGTGACCAATCCGAAGCGGCTCGAACGCGGTATCCGCGAGCACGCGGGCAACTCGATTCTGATCAAGCTCAACCAGATCGGCACGCTCACCGAAACGCTGACGACGATCGAGATGGCGCGCGCCGCCGGCTTCACCTGCGTCGTATCGCATCGCTCGGGCGAGACCGAAGACACCACGATCGCCGACCTTGCGGTTGCGACCGGCGCCGGACAGATCAAGACCGGCTCGATGAGCCGCGGCGAGCGGACGGCCAAGTACAATCGCCTGCTGCGCATCGCCGAGGAACTCGGCGCGCGTGCCTCATGGCCGGGAGCGGCGGCGTTTCGCCGCGACGGGAGCGGGCGGTGA
- a CDS encoding pitrilysin family protein, producing the protein MFGGAALFRLLTLTLGVAAIIAAGVPSRARAGITDAVKTETLPNGLKVLVLENHKAPVATFNVFTKVGSRNESFGQTGISHLVEHLKFRGTRKYGPEEFSNIIQENGGMDNAFTGADFTDYFEVINRDHLDVPISLEADRMGNFDPKGFASELAVVEEERRMRTDDNPEDALAETTQAQAFVEHPYHWPVIGWMQDIQHLTLADALKYHSVYYSPQNAIAVAVGDFDADKVLKQIADSFGPIKNGPKPPPVFQVEPPQQGERKIVLRHAANLPAFTEVYHVPNYRVGKTDAFALEIASEILSDGKSSRLYRAMVLDKRMVVEVSASYDMTSFDPGLFEVSAQIRPGVKTDDAIAEANRVIERLKAQPVSADELQKAKNLEQSQFVFSQDSIFEEALQLGVWEMLGDYHLLDRYLEDIDKVTADDVQRVAKKYLVENNCSLGVLVPTGVLPHEQGGGGGGGMVHHAPVFSAANMMPGVMQFRAGRTAAPMNEVVR; encoded by the coding sequence ATGTTCGGCGGTGCCGCGCTGTTCCGACTTCTGACGCTAACCCTCGGAGTAGCCGCGATAATCGCGGCCGGCGTCCCATCCCGCGCGCGCGCCGGCATCACCGACGCGGTCAAGACCGAAACGCTGCCCAACGGGCTCAAGGTTCTGGTGCTGGAGAATCACAAGGCGCCCGTGGCCACCTTCAACGTATTCACCAAGGTCGGCTCGCGCAACGAAAGTTTCGGCCAGACCGGCATCTCCCACCTGGTCGAACATCTGAAGTTCCGCGGCACCAGGAAATACGGCCCCGAGGAGTTCTCCAACATCATCCAGGAAAACGGCGGGATGGATAACGCGTTCACCGGCGCCGACTTCACCGATTATTTCGAGGTTATCAATCGCGACCATCTCGACGTGCCGATCAGCCTCGAAGCCGACCGGATGGGAAACTTCGACCCCAAGGGCTTCGCCTCCGAGCTTGCGGTGGTGGAAGAGGAGCGGCGGATGCGCACCGACGACAATCCCGAGGACGCACTCGCGGAGACCACGCAGGCGCAGGCCTTCGTCGAGCATCCTTACCACTGGCCGGTAATCGGCTGGATGCAGGATATCCAGCACCTGACGCTGGCCGATGCGCTCAAGTACCACAGCGTTTACTATTCGCCGCAGAACGCGATTGCGGTGGCCGTCGGCGATTTCGACGCCGACAAGGTGCTCAAGCAAATCGCCGACTCTTTCGGCCCGATCAAAAACGGTCCCAAGCCGCCGCCAGTCTTCCAGGTCGAACCGCCCCAGCAGGGCGAGCGGAAAATCGTGCTGCGCCACGCCGCCAACCTGCCCGCGTTCACCGAGGTCTATCACGTGCCGAACTATCGCGTAGGCAAGACGGATGCCTTCGCGCTCGAAATCGCTTCCGAAATTCTCTCCGACGGCAAGAGTTCGCGGCTGTACCGAGCGATGGTGCTCGACAAGCGGATGGTGGTCGAGGTGTCGGCGAGCTATGACATGACCTCGTTCGACCCCGGATTGTTCGAGGTGTCCGCGCAGATACGGCCCGGGGTGAAGACCGACGACGCCATCGCTGAGGCCAACAGGGTGATCGAACGGCTCAAGGCCCAGCCGGTCAGCGCCGACGAATTGCAGAAGGCCAAGAACCTCGAGCAGTCGCAATTCGTGTTCTCCCAGGACTCTATCTTCGAAGAGGCGCTGCAACTCGGCGTATGGGAGATGCTGGGTGACTACCATCTGTTGGACCGCTACCTCGAAGACATCGACAAGGTCACCGCGGACGACGTGCAGCGCGTGGCGAAAAAATACCTGGTCGAGAACAACTGCTCGCTCGGCGTGTTGGTGCCGACCGGAGTGCTCCCGCATGAGCAGGGCGGCGGAGGCGGCGGCGGCATGGTGCATCACGCGCCCGTGTTCAGCGCGGCGAATATGATGCCGGGCGTCATGCAGTTTCGCGCGGGGCGCACGGCCGCCCCGATGAACGAGGTGGTGCGATGA
- the gpmI gene encoding 2,3-bisphosphoglycerate-independent phosphoglycerate mutase, with product MSNTAGRPPVAVLVIFDGWGLRAEREANAIAMARTPTMDRLYRSQAHSELEASGEAVGLAPGVMGNSEVGHLTIGAGRVIYQDVMRIAKAIETGAFSRNEALLGAIHRAKERGRTLHLWGLLSDASVHSHIDHLFALLELAAREGLGRIAVHAVLDGRDTPPRSALPYIDALEAKLKALGCGRTATVGGRYFAMDRDKRWERVERAWRAIVLGEGIAEKSAHAAVEHAYAAEQSDEFVEPRVIAGGAPLEDGDQVICFNFRADRARELTAALALERFDGFARPRFPRVGYVCMSEYDRSFGLPLAFGPEDVKNTLAEVLARAGVRNLRIAETEKYAHVTYFLNGGTEKPFPLEERVLIPSSKVATYDLEPAMRAETIAERAAAEITRGKFGAVVMNFANPDMVGHTGKLEATVKAIETTDAALARVIDAVERAHGVALITADHGNAEFMADPKTGQAHTAHTTFPVPLILFDPSYKGKLRSGGTLADVAPTLLGILGIEAPSEMTGHDLRISASS from the coding sequence GTGAGCAATACGGCGGGCCGACCACCGGTCGCGGTGCTGGTAATTTTCGATGGATGGGGCTTGCGCGCCGAGCGCGAGGCCAATGCGATCGCGATGGCGCGGACGCCCACGATGGATCGTCTGTATCGCTCGCAGGCGCATAGCGAACTCGAAGCTTCGGGCGAGGCGGTCGGCCTCGCGCCGGGCGTGATGGGCAACTCCGAGGTCGGCCACCTGACGATCGGCGCCGGCCGCGTGATTTACCAGGACGTGATGCGTATCGCCAAGGCGATCGAAACGGGGGCCTTCTCCCGCAATGAGGCCCTGCTCGGCGCGATTCATCGCGCGAAGGAGCGCGGCCGCACGCTTCATCTATGGGGCCTGCTTTCCGACGCAAGCGTGCACAGTCATATCGATCATCTTTTCGCGCTGCTTGAACTCGCGGCCCGCGAAGGCCTCGGCCGAATCGCCGTGCATGCGGTCCTCGACGGGCGCGATACGCCACCGCGCTCCGCGCTGCCCTACATCGATGCGCTCGAGGCGAAGCTCAAGGCGCTTGGATGCGGCAGGACGGCGACGGTGGGCGGGCGCTACTTTGCGATGGACCGCGACAAGCGATGGGAGCGCGTGGAGCGCGCCTGGCGCGCGATCGTGCTGGGCGAGGGAATCGCCGAAAAGAGCGCGCATGCGGCGGTGGAACACGCCTACGCCGCCGAGCAGTCGGACGAGTTCGTCGAGCCGCGCGTGATCGCCGGCGGTGCTCCGCTCGAAGACGGCGACCAGGTGATCTGCTTCAACTTTCGCGCCGATCGCGCGCGCGAACTGACCGCCGCGCTCGCGCTGGAGCGCTTCGACGGCTTCGCCCGTCCGCGCTTCCCGCGCGTCGGCTATGTATGCATGAGCGAGTACGACCGCAGTTTCGGATTGCCGCTCGCCTTCGGCCCCGAGGACGTGAAGAACACGCTCGCCGAGGTGCTGGCGCGCGCCGGTGTCCGCAACCTGCGCATCGCGGAGACCGAAAAATACGCTCACGTTACCTACTTTCTCAATGGGGGCACCGAGAAGCCATTCCCGCTCGAGGAGCGCGTGCTGATTCCGTCGTCCAAAGTGGCGACCTACGACCTCGAACCCGCGATGCGCGCCGAGACGATCGCCGAACGCGCGGCGGCGGAAATCACCCGCGGCAAGTTCGGCGCGGTGGTGATGAACTTCGCCAACCCGGACATGGTCGGCCACACGGGCAAGCTCGAAGCGACGGTGAAGGCGATCGAAACGACCGACGCCGCGCTCGCCCGGGTTATCGACGCGGTCGAACGCGCGCACGGCGTCGCGCTGATAACCGCCGACCATGGCAACGCCGAATTCATGGCCGACCCCAAAACCGGCCAGGCGCACACCGCGCATACCACTTTCCCGGTGCCGCTGATCCTGTTCGACCCGTCCTACAAGGGAAAGCTGCGCTCCGGCGGCACGCTTGCCGATGTCGCCCCGACGCTCCTAGGCATCCTTGGCATCGAAGCGCCGTCCGAGATGACCGGACACGACCTCCGCATCTCGGCCAGTTCCTAG
- a CDS encoding VWA domain-containing protein, which produces MAQIPAQTPAEDRPQALHEIKGVLTKFMRMLYPQEFRLDSIANCGPMLAFHYPLLAGEMIHLPEQIDALGSPALSYDYYLVTAAQLAGRHEFGTFKFSLAELPGFEDRGETGVEAIESFVASFADPMLGGALMRLCESARIDSEIARRYRGLAPRLSKLNRALVERLNPRALSTMLVRGALEIESADDTPTQAFTGHAARFFGPLRRPGADVLTSARQAAAMYEWLQELIAAARRAGDSEGLDDEGNALRNDLIGSLDSAEDGEGEGPEGDEGDSDGETNQNLRMEVSGKQSKGRGGRPLSPEEIRKLLEQGAQIKPAEGQGGAEGEGMYLTQLTGKQAQDLEELREQLGEIGPASNHGRLVLMHGRNQDSYYSYDEWDYVLADYRRGWCRLREVAIAGDDNDFFAQTLARYSEMLPQVRRHFQRIRPASYRMVRGLEDGEELDLERLVETRVSRLMGESPDPRVYSARKKESRDVATLFLLDMSASTDEPIHREVRKAAATDDDDRADDWMKAWQRRPQQSQRPRRIIDVNKEALVIMAEALEEIGDSYAIMGFSGHGRDNVEFYVIKEFGQGLSDEVKARVGAVEPKRSTRMGAAIRHVREKFKDVSSRAKHVILLSDGFPQDFDYGHDRRSNAYGIQDTMVALKELEMAGVLPFCITVDRTGHDYLRQMCAPSRYLVIEDITSLPRVLPKIYEQVVRW; this is translated from the coding sequence ATGGCCCAGATTCCCGCCCAGACTCCGGCGGAAGATCGCCCGCAGGCGCTGCACGAAATCAAGGGCGTGCTCACCAAGTTCATGCGGATGCTCTATCCGCAGGAATTCCGCCTCGATTCGATCGCCAATTGCGGTCCGATGCTCGCCTTTCATTATCCGCTGCTGGCGGGCGAGATGATTCATCTGCCCGAACAGATCGACGCGCTCGGCTCGCCCGCGCTCTCTTACGACTATTACCTGGTGACGGCCGCTCAGCTCGCCGGCCGCCACGAGTTCGGAACCTTCAAGTTCTCCCTCGCCGAGCTGCCGGGATTCGAGGATCGCGGCGAGACTGGCGTGGAAGCGATCGAAAGCTTCGTCGCGTCGTTCGCCGACCCGATGCTCGGAGGCGCGTTGATGCGCCTTTGCGAAAGCGCGCGGATCGACAGCGAGATCGCGCGTCGCTACCGCGGCCTGGCGCCGCGCCTCAGCAAGCTCAACCGCGCGCTGGTCGAGCGGCTCAATCCGCGCGCGCTCAGCACGATGCTGGTGCGCGGCGCGCTCGAGATCGAATCCGCCGACGATACACCAACGCAAGCCTTTACCGGCCACGCGGCCCGATTTTTCGGGCCGCTGCGCAGGCCCGGCGCCGACGTACTGACCAGCGCGCGCCAGGCCGCGGCCATGTACGAGTGGCTGCAGGAGTTGATCGCGGCCGCGCGGCGCGCCGGCGACTCCGAAGGCCTCGACGACGAAGGCAATGCGCTGCGCAACGATCTTATCGGCAGCCTCGACAGCGCCGAGGACGGCGAGGGCGAAGGCCCCGAGGGCGACGAAGGCGACAGCGACGGCGAGACCAACCAGAACCTGCGGATGGAGGTTTCCGGCAAGCAGTCCAAGGGCCGCGGCGGCCGTCCGCTGAGTCCGGAAGAGATCCGCAAACTGCTCGAGCAGGGCGCGCAAATCAAGCCCGCCGAAGGTCAGGGCGGCGCCGAAGGCGAGGGGATGTATCTCACCCAGCTTACGGGGAAGCAGGCGCAGGACCTCGAGGAATTGCGCGAGCAGCTCGGCGAGATCGGTCCGGCCTCCAATCATGGCCGGCTCGTGCTGATGCACGGGCGCAACCAGGATTCCTACTACTCGTACGACGAATGGGACTACGTGCTGGCCGATTACCGGCGCGGATGGTGCCGGCTGCGCGAGGTCGCGATCGCCGGCGACGACAACGATTTTTTCGCCCAGACGCTCGCGCGCTACTCGGAGATGCTGCCGCAGGTGCGCCGGCACTTTCAGCGTATCCGCCCGGCTTCGTATCGGATGGTCCGCGGACTCGAGGACGGCGAGGAGCTGGACCTCGAACGCCTGGTCGAGACGCGCGTGTCGCGTTTGATGGGCGAGAGCCCGGACCCGCGCGTGTACAGCGCGCGTAAAAAGGAATCGCGCGACGTCGCCACGCTCTTCCTGCTCGACATGTCGGCCTCCACCGACGAGCCGATCCATCGTGAGGTGCGCAAGGCCGCGGCCACCGACGACGATGACCGCGCGGATGACTGGATGAAGGCCTGGCAGCGCCGCCCGCAACAAAGCCAGCGCCCGCGCCGCATCATCGACGTCAACAAGGAAGCCCTGGTCATCATGGCCGAGGCGCTCGAGGAAATCGGCGATTCCTACGCGATCATGGGATTTTCCGGCCACGGGCGCGACAACGTCGAGTTCTACGTGATCAAGGAATTCGGCCAGGGACTGAGCGACGAGGTCAAGGCGCGCGTCGGCGCGGTCGAGCCCAAGCGTTCGACCCGGATGGGCGCAGCGATTCGTCACGTGCGCGAGAAATTCAAGGACGTAAGCTCGCGCGCCAAGCACGTCATCCTGCTGAGCGACGGCTTTCCGCAGGACTTCGATTACGGCCACGACCGGCGCTCCAACGCCTACGGTATTCAGGACACGATGGTGGCGCTGAAGGAACTCGAGATGGCGGGCGTGCTGCCGTTCTGTATCACGGTCGATCGCACCGGCCACGATTACCTGCGCCAGATGTGCGCGCCCTCGCGTTACCTCGTGATCGAGGACATCACTTCGCTACCGCGCGTGCTGCCGAAGATCTACGAGCAGGTGGTGCGCTGGTAG